The following coding sequences are from one Candidatus Polarisedimenticolaceae bacterium window:
- a CDS encoding tetratricopeptide repeat protein, with amino-acid sequence MPHVRLLAAAVLLAVLPFLGTLGHGFTFDDALNLANPLVREHRFGALATKPFHAGADVRVETGAWRPLTSATFALNHAISRERPLLWHATNVLLHAGATAALFLFALTLLGSPPAAFVAAALFAVHPAHAEVVANVSNRTESLHALLFLSALTAYLRWREGARGGLAALPLLAAALLSKETAVTFLAVAAAVEGSGPRRGGAVRRLGAVAAVTLAYLLARRLVLGSLAASAARVTLYENPVVASSGLDRVATALGVFARGAKLLVWPQPLTPDYGYAHTVPGFTWAALAGGLLLLAGIAALLLAARRRSWTLVPLAILLVPWLLVSNLAFPIGTIFGERLLYLPTAGFVLLVAHRLRMRAAIGALLLAGAAWSAWAAAAWRDDFTLFSRAEAAAPDSVRVLVNLGGELAMRGDLPGAERRLRRAVALAPDLAAARINLAAVLLSRGEVEEAAREARRALELDPGSPVARRLLERATAAATRP; translated from the coding sequence GTGCCGCACGTCCGCCTCCTCGCCGCCGCCGTGCTCCTCGCCGTTCTCCCGTTTCTCGGCACGCTCGGCCACGGTTTCACGTTCGACGACGCCCTCAATCTCGCCAACCCCCTGGTCCGCGAGCACCGATTCGGCGCCCTGGCGACGAAACCGTTTCACGCCGGGGCCGACGTCCGGGTGGAGACCGGAGCCTGGCGTCCCCTGACGAGCGCCACCTTCGCCCTGAACCACGCGATCTCCCGGGAGCGCCCCCTCCTCTGGCATGCGACCAACGTCCTCCTCCACGCGGGGGCGACGGCGGCCCTGTTCCTGTTCGCCCTTACCCTGCTCGGCTCGCCGCCGGCCGCCTTCGTCGCCGCCGCCCTGTTCGCGGTGCACCCGGCCCACGCCGAGGTGGTGGCCAACGTGTCGAACCGGACGGAATCGCTCCACGCCCTCCTTTTTCTCTCGGCGCTGACCGCCTACCTGCGATGGCGGGAGGGGGCCCGCGGCGGGCTCGCCGCGCTCCCCTTGCTCGCCGCGGCCCTCCTCTCCAAGGAGACGGCGGTGACCTTCCTCGCGGTCGCGGCGGCGGTGGAGGGGTCGGGCCCGCGTCGGGGGGGGGCCGTGCGCCGACTCGGAGCGGTGGCGGCGGTGACCCTCGCCTATCTCCTCGCCCGCCGCCTCGTGCTCGGCTCCCTCGCGGCCTCCGCCGCCCGCGTCACCCTCTACGAAAACCCCGTCGTCGCCTCCTCGGGGCTCGATCGCGTCGCCACGGCGCTCGGGGTCTTCGCGCGCGGGGCGAAACTCCTCGTGTGGCCGCAACCCCTGACCCCCGACTACGGGTACGCCCACACCGTGCCGGGGTTCACCTGGGCGGCCCTCGCCGGGGGGTTGCTGCTCCTGGCGGGGATCGCCGCGCTCCTTCTCGCCGCGCGGCGCCGATCGTGGACCCTCGTTCCGCTCGCGATCCTCCTCGTCCCCTGGCTTCTCGTCTCGAACCTGGCCTTTCCGATCGGGACGATCTTCGGAGAGCGCCTGCTCTACCTCCCCACGGCGGGGTTCGTCCTGCTCGTCGCACACCGGCTGCGCATGCGCGCGGCGATCGGCGCGCTCCTGCTCGCCGGGGCCGCGTGGAGCGCCTGGGCCGCAGCAGCCTGGCGCGACGACTTCACGTTGTTCTCGCGCGCCGAGGCGGCCGCCCCCGACAGCGTGCGGGTCCTCGTGAACCTCGGCGGGGAGCTCGCGATGCGCGGCGACCTCCCGGGGGCCGAGCGACGCCTGCGCCGCGCGGTCGCGCTCGCCCCCGACCTCGCGGCGGCCCGCATCAACCTCGCAGCGGTCCTGCTGAGCCGGGGAGAAGTCGAGGAGGCGGCACGCGAGGCGCGCCGCGCCCTGGAGCTCGATCCGGGAAGCCCGGTCGCCCGAAGGCTCCTCGAGCGGGCTACGGCTGCGGCGACCCGTCCGTAG
- a CDS encoding DUF4097 family beta strand repeat-containing protein yields the protein MKRFGTMLAVVVAFAGAAAQEPAPTAVESAAIVPVTGDRQIAITGMLGTVSLQLGKPGELRFLSRKPGGKVSPKTGKPAPTEELPVALYDAGTSLVLKPAPGEPPGTVRDLQMSIPPELFVRLEMDRGGKVVLSGLRGGIEIEGKQIVLDARGLQSDLEVIAEGATIVGGSLGGNVRLRGREIQATLQGTTGSVGADLVGGSLKVLGAASIDVASEGTAVELAQVKERATVKASGGTVRITGLAGGGEFQITGASLAMEKSKGDITVSSDADVTYKEMEADLHFDIYGGSVRGEGNKGLVEARTRNATVELAKNEGPARVQGDGLVVKLSDIGGETIVYATTSEVTIDNVGGKLTVESDRGDVTISRINGEVELTTEGGGVVKLTDLTGAVKVNAQSQSVEVSWSSIPQADSDIRNGEGTVSVRFPATGTGCRVEAQSDDGRIETDLPRVRVSDDGSRAEGQFGNAQRPVVNVRAGGDIQLLGGGATDGSPQP from the coding sequence ATGAAGCGTTTCGGGACGATGCTCGCGGTCGTCGTGGCGTTTGCGGGGGCCGCCGCCCAGGAGCCGGCCCCGACGGCGGTCGAGTCGGCGGCGATCGTGCCGGTCACCGGCGATCGCCAGATCGCGATCACCGGGATGCTCGGGACCGTCTCCCTCCAGCTCGGCAAGCCCGGGGAGCTTCGCTTCCTCAGTCGCAAGCCGGGAGGGAAGGTCTCCCCCAAGACCGGGAAGCCCGCCCCCACCGAGGAGCTCCCGGTCGCCCTGTACGATGCGGGGACGAGCCTCGTCCTCAAGCCCGCCCCCGGGGAGCCCCCCGGCACCGTGCGGGACCTGCAGATGTCGATCCCTCCCGAGCTGTTCGTGCGCCTGGAGATGGACCGCGGAGGGAAGGTCGTCCTCTCGGGGCTGCGGGGAGGGATCGAGATCGAGGGGAAACAAATCGTCCTCGACGCCCGCGGCCTGCAGTCCGACCTCGAGGTGATCGCCGAGGGGGCGACGATCGTCGGCGGGTCGCTCGGCGGGAACGTGCGGCTGCGCGGGCGCGAGATCCAGGCGACCCTCCAGGGGACGACCGGTTCCGTCGGCGCCGACCTCGTCGGGGGCTCCCTCAAGGTCCTCGGCGCGGCGTCGATCGACGTCGCGAGCGAAGGGACCGCGGTGGAGCTCGCGCAGGTCAAAGAGCGCGCGACCGTCAAGGCGAGCGGCGGGACCGTCCGCATCACCGGGCTTGCCGGCGGGGGCGAGTTCCAGATCACGGGGGCCTCGCTCGCGATGGAGAAGTCGAAGGGGGACATCACCGTCTCCTCCGACGCCGACGTCACCTACAAGGAGATGGAGGCCGACCTCCACTTCGACATCTACGGCGGCTCGGTGCGCGGGGAGGGGAACAAGGGGCTCGTCGAGGCCCGCACCCGCAATGCGACCGTCGAGCTCGCCAAGAACGAGGGGCCGGCGCGCGTCCAGGGGGACGGCCTCGTCGTGAAGCTGTCGGACATCGGCGGGGAGACGATCGTGTACGCCACGACCTCCGAGGTGACGATCGACAACGTCGGCGGGAAGCTCACCGTCGAGAGCGACCGAGGGGACGTGACGATCTCGCGGATCAACGGCGAGGTCGAGCTGACGACCGAGGGGGGCGGCGTCGTGAAGCTGACCGACCTCACCGGCGCGGTGAAGGTGAACGCGCAGTCGCAGTCGGTCGAGGTCTCCTGGTCGTCGATCCCCCAGGCCGACAGCGACATCCGGAACGGCGAGGGGACGGTGTCCGTGCGGTTCCCCGCGACCGGGACCGGTTGCCGCGTCGAGGCGCAAAGCGACGACGGCCGCATCGAGACCGACCTTCCGCGGGTGCGCGTCTCCGACGACGGCTCGCGCGCGGAGGGGCAGTTCGGCAACGCCCAGCGCCCGGTGGTGAACGTGCGCGCCGGCGGGGACATCCAGCTCCTCGGGGGCGGCGCTACGGACGGGTCGCCGCAGCCGTAG
- the rnc gene encoding ribonuclease III — translation MSDREALERKLGHRFRDPQLLERALTHRSRAHEAATGEGSYERLEFLGDSLLGFLVADWLMATHPDADEGELTRRKQAIVSTGPLAQAARDLGLGEELRLGRGEEETGGRDKTSLLADVFEAVLAAVYHDGGIRAARAFVRRHLKGRVASVRKGPETGDDAKTRLQEAVQARLRLTPTYRIVRTAGPAHARSFTAEVVVGGRVLGEGTGASRKRAEQEAARSALREWA, via the coding sequence GTGAGCGACCGCGAGGCCCTCGAGCGCAAGCTCGGGCATCGGTTTCGCGACCCGCAACTGCTCGAGCGCGCCCTGACCCACCGGTCTCGGGCCCACGAGGCGGCGACGGGAGAAGGCAGCTACGAGCGCCTCGAGTTCCTCGGCGACTCGCTGCTGGGGTTCCTCGTCGCCGACTGGCTGATGGCGACCCATCCCGACGCCGACGAAGGGGAGCTCACGCGCCGCAAGCAGGCGATCGTCTCCACGGGGCCGCTCGCGCAGGCGGCGCGGGATCTGGGCCTCGGGGAGGAGCTTCGCCTCGGGCGCGGGGAGGAGGAGACCGGCGGGCGCGACAAGACCTCGCTCCTCGCCGACGTCTTCGAGGCGGTCCTCGCGGCGGTCTACCACGACGGCGGGATCCGCGCGGCGCGGGCGTTCGTGCGGCGCCACCTGAAGGGGCGCGTCGCGTCGGTCCGGAAGGGGCCGGAGACCGGGGACGACGCCAAGACGCGCCTCCAGGAGGCGGTGCAGGCGCGATTGCGGCTCACCCCGACCTACCGTATCGTCCGGACGGCCGGTCCGGCGCACGCGAGGTCGTTCACCGCCGAGGTCGTCGTCGGCGGGCGCGTGCTCGGGGAGGGGACCGGAGCCAGCCGCAAAAGGGCCGAGCAGGAGGCCGCGCGATCGGCGCTCCGGGAGTGGGCATGA